A window of the Radiobacillus deserti genome harbors these coding sequences:
- a CDS encoding nucleotide pyrophosphohydrolase produces MMIEKPNRIYDTYDIQKRVDDYISQFKEGYFSPLSMTARLTEEVGEIAREVNHYYGEKPKKETENENTIEEELGDLLFVIASFANSLNIDLSDSFHRAITKFETRDKDRWTKK; encoded by the coding sequence ATGATGATAGAGAAACCGAATCGCATTTATGATACTTATGATATACAAAAAAGAGTGGATGATTACATATCGCAATTTAAGGAGGGCTATTTTTCTCCATTAAGTATGACTGCTCGGTTAACGGAGGAAGTCGGAGAAATTGCTCGCGAAGTGAATCACTATTACGGGGAAAAACCTAAGAAAGAAACAGAAAATGAAAATACAATAGAAGAAGAACTCGGAGATCTTTTATTTGTGATAGCGTCCTTTGCCAACTCACTAAATATTGATTTGTCGGATTCTTTTCATCGTGCGATTACGAAATTTGAAACACGAGATAAAGATAGATGGACAAAGAAGTAG
- a CDS encoding YitT family protein: MIFGLRLKNILFILLGSAIFSFGIVHFNMQNNLGEGGFTGITLLFYFLWGWDPAISNIVLNIPTFAVGWRFLGRNMFLYTIIGTLAVSVFLWIFQLHTYQLHLESDMTLVALFAGVSIGIGLGIIFRYGGTTGGVDIIARIVHKYAGWSMGKTMFLFDAVVIATSILAYLELKEGMYTLVAVYIGARVIDFIQEGAYTARGATIISSKSNEIADKIMQDMDRGVTVLQGKGRYTGESRDVLYCVVGRNEIFRLKNIINSLDPHAFVAVSSVHDVLGEGFTLDENKNPITH, encoded by the coding sequence ATGATTTTTGGTTTACGTTTAAAAAATATTTTGTTTATATTGCTCGGTTCCGCTATTTTTTCCTTTGGAATCGTTCACTTTAACATGCAAAACAATCTTGGAGAAGGTGGATTTACAGGAATTACTCTGTTATTTTATTTTTTATGGGGATGGGATCCAGCAATCTCTAATATAGTGTTAAACATTCCTACCTTTGCGGTCGGTTGGAGATTTTTAGGTCGAAACATGTTTTTATATACGATTATAGGTACATTAGCGGTTTCTGTTTTCCTTTGGATATTTCAATTACATACTTACCAGCTACACCTCGAATCAGATATGACCTTAGTTGCTCTGTTCGCAGGTGTTTCAATCGGAATTGGACTCGGAATTATTTTTCGTTATGGTGGGACGACTGGCGGTGTAGATATCATCGCAAGAATCGTTCACAAATATGCAGGATGGAGTATGGGAAAAACAATGTTCTTGTTTGATGCCGTTGTCATCGCAACCTCTATTCTCGCCTATCTAGAATTAAAAGAGGGGATGTACACATTAGTTGCGGTTTATATCGGTGCACGGGTTATCGACTTTATCCAAGAAGGTGCTTACACCGCTCGTGGAGCCACCATCATTTCTAGTAAAAGCAACGAAATAGCTGATAAAATTATGCAAGACATGGATCGCGGTGTTACTGTTTTGCAAGGGAAAGGTCGTTATACAGGTGAAAGCAGAGATGTGTTATATTGCGTTGTTGGTAGAAATGAAATTTTCCGATTAAAAAATATTATCAATTCGCTTGATCCACACGCATTTGTAGCCGTATCTTCCGTACATGATGTATTGGGAGAAGGTTTTACGTTAGATGAAAATAAAAATCCGATAACGCATTAA
- a CDS encoding zinc metallopeptidase, translated as MSLGGYLVYLALLIVIPLWAQSKVKSTYKKYSKVATSSYMTGAQVARKILDDNGLYNVSIEETRGMLSDHYDPRKKVVRLSSGNYHGQSMAASAIAAHEVGHAIQDAEAYAFLRFRHALVPVANLGSNFSFILILAGIFLGLMNLVFVGIVFMSFAVLFQLVTLPVEFNASNRAMAQLVSSGVIRNNEERDTKKVLNAAALTYVAAALVALAELVRFILMFLVPQDD; from the coding sequence ATGTCACTAGGTGGTTATTTGGTTTACCTAGCTCTTTTGATTGTGATTCCCCTATGGGCTCAATCTAAAGTAAAGAGCACGTACAAGAAGTATTCAAAAGTTGCCACTTCGTCATATATGACTGGCGCTCAAGTTGCGCGGAAGATTTTAGACGATAATGGATTGTACAATGTATCAATAGAAGAAACTAGAGGGATGCTATCCGACCATTATGACCCAAGAAAAAAAGTAGTACGCCTATCATCCGGGAACTACCATGGTCAATCGATGGCAGCGTCTGCTATTGCAGCGCACGAAGTAGGTCACGCTATTCAAGATGCGGAAGCCTATGCATTCTTGCGTTTTAGACATGCTCTGGTTCCAGTAGCAAATCTAGGTTCAAACTTTTCTTTTATTTTGATTCTAGCTGGTATTTTCTTGGGACTAATGAACCTTGTGTTCGTTGGTATTGTATTTATGTCCTTCGCGGTATTGTTCCAGCTCGTAACATTACCTGTAGAGTTTAATGCCTCAAACCGTGCAATGGCACAATTAGTTTCCAGTGGAGTAATTCGCAATAATGAAGAACGAGACACAAAGAAAGTGTTAAATGCAGCTGCTCTAACATACGTTGCCGCTGCGTTAGTTGCCCTTGCAGAATTGGTTCGTTTTATTCTAATGTTCTTAGTACCACAAGATGACTAA
- a CDS encoding sporulation protein YpjB: MKQKIVAVISITLLVWMGSYIFPENILAEHHSNVTETLYEYQQFVKDGRYQEAESVLNRHKNQLQEWVLDHAPEKTQKPLLNILNENIVTISKDSVIPADKLKSSYTLLLAFDSVTNPNTAIWKDWESELQGTIKSVLAQESPVTNEQLKEIMYKWDIIAPSLKMAASQEVFETLDKAYKEVGKASSDEEKYKWLQSTYREMKVLDVTTMGHNKQMSNFFIMLMIVGGIITCTLSYVAWKKYIGEKKKRHKLGI, translated from the coding sequence ATGAAACAGAAAATCGTGGCAGTAATAAGTATTACTTTATTAGTATGGATGGGATCTTACATTTTTCCTGAAAACATACTTGCAGAACATCATTCAAATGTTACGGAGACATTATATGAATACCAACAGTTTGTTAAAGATGGTAGATATCAAGAGGCAGAGTCTGTTCTGAATCGTCATAAAAATCAATTACAAGAGTGGGTTTTGGATCATGCTCCAGAGAAAACGCAAAAACCATTACTTAACATATTAAATGAAAATATAGTAACAATATCAAAGGACTCGGTAATTCCGGCGGATAAACTAAAATCTTCTTATACGTTACTTTTGGCGTTTGATTCCGTAACTAATCCGAATACAGCAATTTGGAAAGATTGGGAATCTGAGCTACAAGGTACAATTAAGTCCGTTTTAGCTCAAGAATCTCCCGTAACCAATGAGCAGTTGAAAGAGATTATGTACAAATGGGATATCATTGCTCCTTCTTTAAAAATGGCCGCAAGTCAAGAGGTTTTCGAAACGTTGGATAAAGCTTATAAGGAAGTTGGAAAAGCTTCCTCAGATGAAGAGAAGTATAAATGGCTCCAAAGTACATACCGGGAGATGAAAGTATTGGATGTTACAACCATGGGGCATAATAAGCAAATGTCAAACTTCTTTATTATGCTTATGATTGTAGGTGGAATTATTACATGTACATTATCATACGTAGCTTGGAAAAAATATATAGGGGAGAAAAAAAAGAGGCATAAGTTAGGTATTTAA
- the lhaT gene encoding lipoprotein heptaprenylglyceryl N-acetyltransferase LhaT gives MFQNILFNRSFMILLLVVNVFGTVYGYIWYESQLAITPPRFLIFVPDSPTASLFFCIFLFLYLIGKKAPYVEALAIITLFKYGTWAVVMNVLTLFVDGDIGWQGYMLIVSHGAMAIQGLLYAPLYSIRLKHIMVAAIWTLHNDVIDYVFGMMPIYSSLSLYMKEIGYFTFWLSIASIAIAYLTSTKKSIHISYNH, from the coding sequence ATGTTTCAAAACATTCTATTTAATCGATCGTTTATGATTCTTTTACTAGTTGTAAATGTCTTCGGAACGGTTTATGGCTACATTTGGTATGAAAGTCAACTTGCAATAACACCTCCTCGATTTTTAATATTTGTACCTGATAGCCCTACAGCAAGTTTGTTTTTTTGCATATTTCTGTTTTTATATTTAATTGGGAAAAAGGCTCCCTATGTGGAAGCCCTTGCCATCATTACATTGTTTAAATACGGAACGTGGGCTGTTGTGATGAATGTTTTAACATTGTTTGTCGATGGTGACATTGGATGGCAAGGGTATATGCTAATCGTTTCACACGGTGCAATGGCAATTCAAGGGTTGTTGTATGCGCCACTTTATTCGATTCGCTTGAAACACATAATGGTTGCGGCGATTTGGACGTTACATAATGATGTAATTGATTACGTTTTTGGGATGATGCCTATATATAGTTCATTATCTCTTTACATGAAAGAAATTGGGTATTTTACGTTCTGGCTAAGCATTGCTTCCATTGCTATCGCTTATTTGACTTCTACAAAAAAATCTATCCACATTTCTTATAATCATTAA
- a CDS encoding menaquinol-cytochrome c reductase cytochrome b/c subunit — translation MHRGKGMKFVGDSRVKADKVKFIPKDYSEYPGRTEAFWPNFLLKEWLVGAVFLVGFLCLTLAHPAPLEGMADPTDAAYVPLPDWYFLFLYQFLKYEFASGPYFVIGALIIPGLAFGGLLLAPFLDKGPHRRPTKRPIATALMLVGIVSVFWLTYEAAEHVEWEKRAEENKPVWPSAVEIDKESEGYALYENSCLQCHGENLEGGGAAPALVGTEKTVEEIQDIAVNGINTMPAGVFKGSEEELTKLAEFIKSVGQEE, via the coding sequence GTGCATAGGGGAAAAGGGATGAAGTTTGTTGGCGATTCACGTGTGAAAGCTGACAAGGTAAAGTTTATTCCAAAAGATTATTCTGAATACCCGGGTAGAACGGAAGCATTCTGGCCTAACTTCTTGTTAAAAGAATGGCTAGTTGGTGCGGTGTTCTTAGTTGGATTCTTATGTTTAACGCTTGCTCATCCTGCACCGTTAGAAGGAATGGCAGATCCAACGGATGCGGCGTATGTTCCGTTACCAGATTGGTATTTCTTATTCTTATATCAATTCTTAAAATATGAATTTGCCAGTGGACCATATTTTGTTATTGGTGCACTAATAATTCCTGGACTTGCATTTGGTGGATTGTTGCTGGCTCCTTTCTTAGATAAAGGACCACATCGTCGTCCAACCAAAAGACCAATCGCAACTGCTCTTATGCTTGTAGGTATTGTTTCTGTATTCTGGCTTACGTATGAAGCTGCAGAACACGTGGAGTGGGAAAAACGGGCAGAAGAGAATAAACCGGTATGGCCATCTGCAGTTGAAATTGATAAAGAGTCTGAAGGCTATGCACTATATGAGAATAGTTGTTTACAATGTCACGGTGAAAACCTAGAAGGTGGCGGAGCTGCTCCTGCATTAGTAGGGACAGAGAAAACCGTGGAAGAAATTCAAGACATAGCAGTGAATGGTATCAATACGATGCCTGCAGGTGTTTTCAAAGGCTCAGAAGAAGAGCTAACGAAGCTAGCAGAATTTATTAAATCTGTTGGTCAAGAAGAGTAG
- the qcrB gene encoding menaquinol-cytochrome c reductase cytochrome b subunit gives MLQKIYDWVDERVDITPLWRDIADHEVPEHVNPAHHFSAFVYCFGGLTFFVTVIQILSGMFLTMYYVPDIENAWRSVYYLQSSVAHGQIVRGMHHWGASVVIVMLFLHTLRVFFQGSYKKPRELNWMVGVLLFFVMLGLGLTGYLLPWDNKAYFATQVTLEIAEGVPFIGTEIKTLLSGHPEIVGAQTLTRFFAIHVFFLPAALFALMAVHFIMIRKQGISGPL, from the coding sequence ATGCTTCAAAAGATTTATGATTGGGTAGATGAACGTGTTGATATTACGCCTTTGTGGCGGGACATTGCGGATCACGAAGTACCAGAACACGTTAACCCAGCCCACCATTTCTCTGCATTTGTATATTGTTTTGGTGGATTAACATTTTTCGTAACGGTTATCCAGATTCTTTCTGGAATGTTCCTTACGATGTACTATGTACCAGACATAGAAAATGCTTGGAGATCTGTTTACTATTTACAATCTTCAGTTGCTCATGGACAAATTGTACGTGGAATGCACCACTGGGGAGCAAGTGTAGTAATCGTTATGTTATTCCTACATACATTACGTGTATTTTTCCAAGGCTCATATAAAAAGCCGCGTGAGTTAAACTGGATGGTCGGAGTATTATTATTCTTTGTTATGCTCGGACTTGGTTTAACAGGATATTTACTACCTTGGGATAACAAAGCTTACTTTGCGACACAAGTAACGTTAGAGATTGCCGAAGGGGTTCCATTCATTGGAACAGAGATAAAGACATTGCTATCGGGTCACCCTGAAATCGTAGGGGCACAAACCTTAACAAGATTCTTTGCAATTCACGTCTTTTTCTTACCAGCTGCACTATTTGCCCTCATGGCAGTTCACTTTATAATGATTCGAAAACAAGGGATTTCAGGTCCACTATAA
- a CDS encoding ubiquinol-cytochrome c reductase iron-sulfur subunit: MSDKKQQVSRRQFLNYTLTGVGGFMAAGMLAPMVRFAIDPVLQPTAQGDFAAVAQVDEITTEPTRVEWTIDQVDGWYESEVTKTAWVYKQEDGSILALSPVCKHLGCIVNWAGNEEYPDQFYCPCHGGRYYKDGENVPNTPPSAALDVYQQKVKDGTLYLGKAEPRKEA; encoded by the coding sequence ATGAGTGATAAGAAACAACAAGTATCCCGTCGCCAATTCTTAAATTATACACTTACTGGTGTAGGTGGTTTCATGGCTGCTGGAATGCTTGCGCCTATGGTTCGATTTGCAATTGATCCTGTACTTCAGCCTACTGCTCAAGGCGATTTTGCAGCAGTTGCTCAAGTAGATGAAATAACTACAGAACCTACTAGAGTAGAGTGGACGATTGATCAGGTTGATGGTTGGTATGAATCAGAAGTAACCAAAACGGCTTGGGTGTACAAACAAGAAGACGGTAGTATTTTAGCGTTATCTCCTGTATGTAAACACCTTGGATGTATTGTAAACTGGGCAGGTAATGAAGAATATCCAGACCAATTCTATTGCCCATGTCACGGAGGAAGATACTACAAAGACGGAGAAAACGTTCCGAATACACCTCCATCAGCTGCATTGGATGTTTATCAACAAAAAGTTAAAGATGGAACCTTATACTTAGGAAAAGCCGAACCGAGAAAGGAGGCGTAA
- a CDS encoding DUF2487 family protein: MQWKESDIMQYIEAKEYVDTLIIPLIPMPLEKEEELVKYAGMAELTHFAAMTIENQFKGRIFLSPSFHYFKSTSKKLDITLLQQWIKQYQQLPFDHVFLFTFDHAWKKVEKELDGTLLWLPAVGGKIEEARASEMMKEQLHQIMDLIQSYWQE, from the coding sequence ATGCAATGGAAAGAATCAGATATCATGCAATACATAGAAGCGAAAGAGTATGTGGACACACTGATTATCCCGTTAATCCCTATGCCATTAGAAAAAGAAGAGGAATTAGTGAAATACGCAGGAATGGCAGAGCTAACGCACTTTGCTGCAATGACAATCGAAAATCAATTCAAAGGCAGAATTTTTCTTTCTCCAAGCTTTCACTATTTCAAATCCACTTCTAAAAAGCTGGATATAACTCTGCTCCAACAATGGATAAAGCAGTATCAACAGCTACCTTTTGACCATGTATTTTTATTTACGTTTGATCATGCATGGAAAAAGGTAGAGAAGGAGTTGGACGGAACGTTACTTTGGCTCCCTGCGGTTGGTGGAAAAATAGAGGAAGCAAGAGCATCCGAGATGATGAAAGAACAACTACACCAAATCATGGATTTAATCCAGTCATACTGGCAAGAATGA
- a CDS encoding ReoY family proteolytic degradation factor, which produces MNTSVSTKDKKDFIKWFLSNYQLKRRESVWILNYLINHDSLLKHVHFIAEARFCPRGIIISTHCSEDIPFRFYKNHIVTTDAEKSFHDIRLNRNEPIYIQLNFSNSNQCPDYVAVLEDNPFIPEGYYITKKDRSLAQSFLDVSLYHFQRDQLREKINQALDERNQEEFLKLSEKLTELEASFHQTKTRK; this is translated from the coding sequence TTGAATACATCTGTATCTACAAAAGATAAGAAAGATTTTATAAAATGGTTTCTAAGTAATTATCAATTGAAGCGAAGGGAAAGTGTTTGGATTCTAAATTATTTAATCAATCATGATTCTTTGTTGAAGCATGTTCATTTTATTGCAGAGGCTAGATTTTGTCCTAGAGGGATCATTATTTCTACACATTGTTCGGAAGACATTCCATTTCGATTCTACAAAAACCATATTGTTACAACAGATGCAGAGAAATCGTTTCACGATATACGATTAAATCGTAATGAACCGATTTATATTCAACTAAATTTTAGCAATTCTAATCAATGTCCGGATTATGTTGCAGTATTAGAAGATAATCCCTTCATACCAGAAGGTTATTACATTACAAAAAAGGATAGATCGCTTGCCCAATCTTTTTTAGATGTATCTCTATACCATTTTCAACGAGATCAACTGCGAGAAAAAATTAATCAAGCATTAGATGAGCGAAATCAAGAAGAATTTCTCAAGTTATCAGAAAAGTTAACGGAATTAGAAGCATCGTTTCACCAAACAAAAACTCGAAAGTAA
- a CDS encoding tetratricopeptide repeat protein, with protein sequence MEEIHEAIVLMEQNQTKKAIEKLEAYLPSANEEERYTIAELYMQWGMLEEAKAIIIELSQRYPNETELKMLLGEIYIDLEEDEEAIDILNQFTPEDEEYMEALVQLADLYQTQGLFEVAEQKLLEAKQLDPSETVIDLALGELAFSTGEYLKAIPYYEKVYRNETVVGDIEIGLRLAEAYAASGKFEEALTFYQEVDSENPETLFRFGFTAYRADRIDISIQVWEQLIQKDSQFPSVYYYLAKAYEQEGMPEEAYETARKGLDVDEFNKELYHYAGVLAHKLGNSKQGYELVNQAIELDYGFKEAVLFLVENYKQDQDEDAIVQLLERVIENGEDDQQYRWELAKAYRELELFEDALKQYYDAYTNFKEDSDFLKEFGYFLVEEGKRDEAKEVLSKYLEVEPSDFEVEEYLHRLAEF encoded by the coding sequence GTGGAAGAAATACACGAAGCAATAGTATTAATGGAACAAAATCAAACAAAAAAAGCGATAGAAAAACTAGAGGCGTATTTACCCTCAGCAAACGAAGAAGAGCGATATACGATAGCGGAATTGTATATGCAGTGGGGAATGCTAGAAGAAGCAAAAGCAATCATAATAGAACTATCTCAACGGTATCCGAATGAAACTGAGCTGAAAATGCTGTTAGGTGAAATCTATATTGATTTAGAGGAAGATGAAGAGGCGATTGACATTTTGAATCAATTTACTCCTGAGGATGAGGAATATATGGAAGCGCTTGTTCAGCTTGCAGATTTATACCAGACACAAGGACTGTTTGAAGTTGCAGAACAAAAGCTTTTAGAAGCGAAACAATTAGATCCTTCAGAAACAGTCATTGATTTAGCATTAGGTGAACTAGCTTTTTCAACGGGAGAGTATTTAAAAGCAATCCCATACTATGAGAAAGTATATCGAAATGAAACCGTTGTTGGAGACATTGAAATTGGATTAAGGCTTGCCGAGGCATATGCTGCAAGTGGTAAATTTGAGGAAGCGTTGACGTTTTATCAAGAAGTGGATAGTGAAAATCCTGAAACATTATTCCGTTTTGGTTTTACGGCCTATCGTGCGGATCGAATAGATATATCAATTCAAGTATGGGAGCAATTAATTCAAAAGGATTCACAATTCCCCTCGGTTTATTACTATTTGGCAAAGGCTTATGAGCAAGAAGGTATGCCTGAAGAGGCGTATGAGACAGCTCGAAAAGGGTTAGACGTTGATGAATTCAATAAAGAGCTGTACCATTATGCAGGTGTACTTGCACATAAACTTGGAAATAGTAAACAAGGGTACGAGCTTGTGAATCAAGCAATTGAGTTAGATTACGGGTTTAAAGAAGCAGTACTATTCTTAGTAGAGAATTATAAGCAGGACCAAGATGAAGATGCTATTGTACAACTTTTAGAACGGGTTATAGAAAACGGAGAAGATGATCAACAATACCGCTGGGAACTTGCTAAAGCATATAGAGAGCTAGAATTGTTTGAAGATGCATTAAAGCAGTACTATGATGCATATACTAACTTCAAAGAAGATTCAGATTTCTTGAAGGAATTTGGTTATTTTTTAGTGGAAGAAGGAAAGCGAGACGAAGCGAAGGAAGTGCTCAGCAAATATCTAGAGGTTGAACCATCAGACTTCGAAGTAGAGGAGTACCTTCATAGACTAGCAGAGTTCTAG
- the aroA gene encoding 3-phosphoshikimate 1-carboxyvinyltransferase: MSKKILSPITSPLKGRLTVPGDKSISHRAVIFGSLAKGTTTITHFLDGEDCFRTIDAFRAMGVPIQVEGDHVTIQGHGVEALQEPLQPLYLGNSGTTTRLLLGVLAGLPFHVTVHGDNSLTKRPMDRIVSPLRKMGARIDGREEGKYLPLSIRGGKLHPIHYQSPVKSAQVKSGILLAGLLTEGETSVTELASTRDHTELMLSAFNGFIQKDGLTARITGNQNLKGTHIDVPGDISSAAFFLAAGAIVKGSKLVLTDVGINPTRTGIIDVLQKMGASIQVVKQREVGGEPVGDITIEYSQLQGVELDGDIIPRIIDEIPIIALLASQANGKTVIRDAEELRYKETDRIEAVVKTLSALGASIEGTVDGMIITGEQTLKGATVDSFGDHRIGMMIAVASLLTNEPVTLKNSDCIAVSYPTFFDDLNLVLSK, encoded by the coding sequence ATGTCAAAAAAAATACTATCTCCAATTACATCTCCTTTAAAGGGACGATTAACGGTACCAGGGGATAAATCAATTTCTCATCGAGCCGTGATCTTTGGTTCTTTAGCGAAAGGTACTACGACGATTACGCATTTCTTAGACGGAGAGGATTGTTTCCGTACGATTGACGCCTTTCGGGCGATGGGAGTGCCAATCCAAGTAGAGGGAGACCATGTAACCATTCAAGGGCATGGTGTTGAAGCGTTACAAGAACCACTTCAACCCCTATACTTAGGGAACTCTGGAACAACAACTAGGCTGCTTTTAGGAGTACTTGCCGGTCTCCCTTTTCATGTCACCGTACACGGGGATAATTCTTTAACGAAACGTCCAATGGACCGTATCGTATCACCATTGAGAAAAATGGGTGCAAGAATCGATGGTCGCGAGGAAGGCAAGTATCTTCCCTTATCTATTAGAGGAGGGAAGTTACATCCTATTCATTATCAGTCACCAGTGAAAAGTGCCCAAGTTAAATCTGGTATTTTGCTTGCTGGTCTTTTGACAGAAGGGGAAACTTCTGTTACAGAATTAGCCTCTACTAGGGATCATACAGAGCTGATGTTGTCAGCTTTTAATGGCTTCATACAAAAAGATGGTTTAACAGCAAGGATTACCGGCAACCAAAACTTAAAGGGTACACATATTGATGTGCCTGGAGATATCTCTTCTGCTGCTTTCTTCCTTGCAGCCGGCGCAATCGTGAAAGGGAGTAAACTAGTTCTTACTGATGTTGGGATTAATCCAACACGAACAGGAATAATCGATGTCCTTCAAAAAATGGGGGCTTCTATACAAGTTGTGAAGCAAAGGGAAGTTGGAGGAGAGCCGGTTGGCGATATTACAATTGAGTATTCCCAGTTACAAGGAGTCGAGTTGGATGGGGATATTATTCCTAGGATTATAGATGAGATCCCGATTATTGCCCTTTTAGCATCACAGGCAAATGGAAAGACGGTAATCCGAGATGCAGAGGAATTAAGGTATAAAGAAACAGATCGTATCGAAGCGGTTGTGAAGACGTTATCGGCACTTGGTGCATCCATTGAAGGAACAGTGGACGGGATGATCATTACTGGTGAACAAACTTTGAAAGGTGCCACCGTTGATTCATTCGGAGACCATCGCATAGGAATGATGATTGCCGTAGCTTCCTTATTGACTAACGAGCCTGTAACCTTAAAAAATAGCGACTGTATTGCAGTTTCTTATCCAACCTTTTTTGATGATTTAAATCTGGTTTTATCGAAATAA
- a CDS encoding prephenate dehydrogenase: MSKTVFVVGLGLIGGSLAKNIKQTTTNIVIGFDTNRKSLEFAEMNEIIDYAVPSFEEGVYEADYIILSAPVSITISYLETMKNLKPKKQVLVTDVSSVKATVMEAVKEWNCSSFTFIGGHPMAGSHKRGIQAAKAHLFENAFYILTPSEKASNQDVHAIKELLAGTKSKFVVLQPKEHDEMTSVVSHFPHLIASSLVHQARTWQRTHTFLPKLAAGGFRDITRIASSNPQMWQDIFFQNRSSMIRLLDDWIKEMASLKSLLEKGDEEAMVSYLEQARDFRDGLDAKEKGAIPAFYDLLVDIRDQTGALLNVISLLASEDISITNIEILEIREGITGVLRISFAEQSLQHKSNEILIRNGYETMIQN, translated from the coding sequence TTGAGTAAAACGGTATTTGTTGTTGGATTAGGTCTAATCGGCGGTTCTTTAGCTAAAAACATTAAACAAACGACTACGAACATCGTTATAGGTTTTGATACGAATAGAAAAAGCCTAGAGTTTGCGGAGATGAATGAGATCATTGATTATGCAGTACCTAGCTTCGAGGAAGGTGTGTATGAAGCAGATTATATTATCTTAAGCGCACCTGTATCCATTACGATTTCATATCTAGAAACAATGAAGAATTTGAAACCGAAGAAACAGGTATTGGTTACGGATGTTTCTTCGGTGAAGGCAACTGTAATGGAGGCTGTAAAGGAATGGAATTGTTCTTCCTTTACGTTTATAGGTGGACACCCAATGGCCGGTTCACACAAACGTGGAATTCAAGCTGCAAAAGCACATTTATTTGAAAATGCATTTTACATTTTGACGCCTTCTGAAAAAGCGTCGAATCAAGACGTACATGCTATTAAAGAGTTGTTAGCAGGGACGAAAAGTAAGTTTGTGGTATTACAGCCAAAGGAACATGATGAGATGACGAGTGTCGTCTCTCATTTTCCTCATTTAATTGCATCCTCTCTTGTCCATCAAGCCCGAACGTGGCAACGAACACATACATTTTTACCCAAATTAGCTGCAGGTGGTTTTCGAGACATCACGAGGATTGCATCCAGTAATCCGCAAATGTGGCAAGATATATTCTTTCAAAACCGGTCTAGCATGATACGTCTGTTGGATGATTGGATTAAAGAAATGGCATCCTTAAAATCCCTTCTGGAAAAAGGGGATGAGGAGGCAATGGTATCCTATTTGGAACAAGCAAGAGATTTCCGAGATGGATTAGACGCCAAAGAAAAAGGTGCCATTCCGGCTTTTTACGATTTACTTGTTGATATACGAGACCAAACTGGTGCCTTATTAAACGTTATTTCTTTATTAGCTAGTGAAGACATAAGTATTACTAATATTGAAATTTTGGAAATAAGGGAAGGGATTACAGGAGTTCTTCGTATTAGTTTTGCTGAGCAAAGCCTACAGCATAAAAGTAATGAAATCCTCATTCGTAACGGCTATGAAACTATGATTCAGAACTGA